Genomic segment of Desulfomonilia bacterium:
CTTTTATGAAGCAGAAATTTCCCTTAACAAACGACATGTCCTTCTTCAGTTTTGAAAATCCGCAGCCGGCGCAGGTGAAAAGGACAGCAAAAAGAATCAGACACAGGCACGTCTTCAGTATGCGAACCGTCATGTTTCCCAATTTCATTTTCCGCTTCCCGGATTGATGGAAAATATAATTCACTTCAGCGATAAACATTTTTTCGATGCCCTACCTTTACCACCCAGACGGTAAGCTCCCTATCCTGAATAGAATAGATAATTCTGTATCGTCCCTGACGGATGCGATATTTTTCCTGTCCGGAAAGCTTCTCGTGCCCTGGCGGTCTCGGATCTTTTGCAAGAGCTTCGATGCGGGATAGAATTTTTTGAAGATCTTTCTTCGGTATTGCGCGTAAGTCCTTCTCGACAGATTCCTTGAAGAAAATATTATATCCGGCCATCTTTCTTAAGCCTCTTGATCATTGCTTCATAGCTGATAAGCGGCTCTTTTGCCCTTTCTTCAAATGCGGCGATATCTTCGGCGTCTTCGGCCAGAGATTCCCTAATGGCTTCGTTTACCAGCTTTGAGAGGGACTGCGACGTTTCAAGGGCCTTGAGTCTGAGTGCCTTATGTAATTCAGGGTCCAGATATATGGTGGCTCTCATGGCTGCCGTGCTCATATTATCACCTCCTTTAGCGTTATGGCATTATAGCGTTATAACGTTATAACGGCAATAAACATTTCAAGTGATTTTCAAGAACCTCACGAAGGATGGTGAACAATACAGGGCGTTATAACAAGGCAGGTCAAGGAGTGACGCAGCCGAGGAATGAGGCGTACTCAGTTACGTACGCCGCAGTGACAAGGCAAGGAAGCGACGCAGAGATGCAAAGTTATAAAGCCCTGTGTTAGAGTTCGATCTGGGCCCCCAGTTCAATAACCCTGTTCGGCGGTATGCCGAAGAATATGGTCGGATTGGAAGCGTTTCTCGACATGAATGCAAAAAGCGCTTTCCTCCAGGTTGCCATTTTTGAAGTCCCCTCCGTCAGCAGCGTCTCCCTGCCCAGATAATACGTCGTCTGAGCCGGATCGGTCTCAAGACCTTTCCTTCCCGCAAGCTTCATTATATCCGGCACATTTGGCGACTCCATAAAGCCGTAGTCTGCGATTATCCTGTAAAACCCGCTTCCCAGGTTATCGATCGCCACCCTTTCTTTTTTAGGCACGCTGGGTATGTCAGACGTCTTAATGGAGAGCAGTATCACCTTTTCATGAAGGACCTTGTTGTGCTTGATATGATGAAGCAGCGCAGGCGGTGTACCAGTGGGAGAGACCGTCATGAACACGGCCGTCCCCTCGACACGGTAAGGCTTTTTCTTCGATACGTCTTCCAGGAACATGTCAAGCGGCAGTCTTATTTCATTCAACTTCCGTGAAAGCTGAGAACGGCCGTCCTTCCATGTTGTCAGCAGTGTCATCACAATCCCTGCAACCAGAAGGGTGAACCATCCGCCTTCGCTTATCTTGAATAAGTTTCCGCTTACAAAGGCGAGGTCGAACATCAGGAACAGGCAGAGTAGCGGGACGGCCTTTCTTTTGGGCCATTTCATCGTATGCCTAGCAACCATGAAAAACATAACGGAAGTAATCGTCATGTCCAATGTCACCGCAACCCCGTAGGCACCCGCCAGGCCGCTTGATTCCTTGAAAATAAGCACCACGCCTATGCAGGCAATCATAAGGGCCCAGTTGATTCCAGAGATGTAAATCTGGCCTTCCTGAAAATATGACGTATGCTTGATCCTGAGCCTCGGACAGATACCCAGCTGTACAGCCTGCTGTGTCAGTGAGAATATGCCTGAAATCATGGCCTGAGAGGCAATTATCGTAGCAATGGTTGAAAGTGCGACCATAGGATAAAGAAGAGGTTTTGGGACAAGTCCGTAAAATGGATTGGCCACTGTCTCAGGATTGTTTAAAAGCAGTGCGCCCTGCCCGAAATAATTCAGTATCAGCGCAGGATATGCGACATAAAACCATGCCCTTCTTATTGTGGGTCTTCCGAAATGGCCCAGGTCTGCATACAGTGCCTCGCCTCCGGTAATGCAAAGGACGACCGAACCGAGGATGATTATGCCGTGGATGCTGTTGGTGAAAAAGAAATTAAGGGCGTACAGTGGATTGACTGCTTTGATTATGCCGGGATAATGGAATATTTCCTTTATCCCGAGAACGGCTATCACAAGGAACCACAATATCATGACCGGGCCGAAAATCCTGCCGATGGTTGATGTTCCCCGTTTCTGGAGAAAAAAGAGCAAGAACAGAATTATGCAGGTTAACGGAACGATAAATCTCTGTGCCGCAGTGGTTGCAACATTGAGCCCTTCGATGGCCGACATCACCGATATTGCGGGAGTTATAACTCCATCCCCGTAAAGGAGTGATGCACCGAATATGGCTATTATCACGAGATACTTCCTGAACTTGGGTAAAAGCTGTTCGCTCCCTGCAGATGTAAGTCCCAGAAGAGCGAATATGCCGCCTTCTCCGTGGTTGTCAGCCTTGAGTACGAATGTCACGTATTTTACGCTTATGACTATGGTTATCGCCCAGAAGACAAGGGAAATAACCCCCAGGACATTGACATGCGTAAGGCCTATATTATGAGAACTCCGGAAGCATTCCTTTATGGCGTAAAGCGGGCTTGTGCCAATATCGCCGAAAACTACGCCAAGCGCTCCGATACAGAGTGCGGCTTTTGCAGCGAAGCCTTCAGGCTGAATATTTCCCGCATTATTTGTTATATCCAAACCGGGTCACTCCTGCCACTTTTTCTGTCACATTTCTATCTGCGTTCCGAGTTCAATAACCCTGTTCGGAGGTATACCAAAGAATATCGTGGGATTGGAAGCGTTTCTTGACATGAAGGCAAAGAGCGTCTTCCTCCATTTCATCATACTGGAATCGCCACCGGTCAGAAGCGTTTCCCTGCCAAGATAATATGTGGTCTTGGCCGGATCCGTTTCAATCCCTTTTTTCCCAAGAAGCCTCATTATTTCGGGTATGTTCGGATACTCCATGAAGCCGTAATCGGCAATTACCTGATAGAACCCCTGTCCGAGAGCGGTCAGTGTAATGCGGTCTTTTTTTTCAACCTCCGGGATATCAGAGGTTCTTATTGAAAGAAGTATCACCCTGTCATGGAGCACCTGGTTGTGTTTTACATGATGGAGAAGAGCCGGCGGTGTTCCGACCGGGGAAACTGTCATGAAAACAGCCGTACCCCTGACCCTGGTAATCGGATGCGAAGCAATATCCTTAAGGAACATGTCAAGTGGAAACCTCATTGACAGCAGCTTTCTGGAGAGCATTTCCCTGCCGTCCTTCCATGTTGTCATCAGAACTATTACGATGGCGGCCACCATCAACGTGAACCAGCCGCCGTCCTTGATCTTGAAAAGGTTGCCTGCGACAAAGACCGTATCTATCACGAAGAATAAGGCAATAACAGGAAGGGCCTTTATCCTGGACCATTTATATGTCCTGGTCAGCACTACATAATACATCAGCGTAGTAATGACCATTGTGAGTGTAACCGCTATGCCGTATGCACCAGCCAGCCCTGCAGACCGTTTGAATATCAACACAATACCAATGCATGCTATCATGAGTGCGTAATTGATTCCGGATATGTATATCTGGCCTTCCTTCTGGCTTGATGTGTGCTTGATTCTCAGACGGGGACAGAAGCCGAATTGCACTGCCTGCTGTGTAAGAGAGAACAGCCCGGATATCATGGCCTGCGATGCGATGATAGCAGCCGAAGTTGCAAGGCATACCATCGGATACAAGAAGGGCCTCGGAACCAGCCCGTAAAACGGGTTGTCGGCAACCGCCGGATTTGAGTAAAGAAGCGCACCCTGCCCCATATAGTTCAATATGAGTGCAGGATAGACTATCATATACCATGACATCCTTATGGGTCGCCTTCCGAAATGTCCGAGATCAGCATAAAGCGCTTCGCCTCCGGTAATGCAAAGGACGACAGAACCCATTACTATTATTCCATGGAAACGGTGCTCTGCGAAGAAACGCACAGCATAAACTGGATTCAGCGAATAGAGAATCGAAGGCAACTTTGTTATGTTTACCAGCCCCAATAAGGCAATGGCGGCAAACCAGCCGATCATTACAGGACCGAATACATAGCCTATTCTCGCCGTTCCCCTTCTCTGAAACATGAAAATTCCGAAAAGTACCACACAGGTCAGCGGTACTATATAAGGATCCGCGGCGACCGTCGCAACGCTCAATCCCTCAATGGCCGAGAGGACAGATATTGCCGGCGTTATGATTCCGTCTCCATAAAGCAGTGAGGCGCCTATTATTGCTGTCATCACAATAGCCGCATTGAATCTGGGAAATCTGCTGTTCCTGTCGGATGACGTAAGGCCTAGAAGTGCAAAAATGCCGCCTTCCCCGTGGTTATCGGCACGAAGGATGAAGCTTACATATTTCACACTGACGACCATCGTAAGAGACCAGAATATGAGCGATGTTATCCCCATTATGTTCAAATGGTTTACGGCTATGGGATGAAAACCTCTGAAACATTCCTTTAAGGTATAGAGCGGGCTGGTACCGATATCTCCGAAAACAACTCCCAGGGCGCCTATCACGAGCGGAATCAAGCGACCCGCAGGATTGCGCCCCTCGGATTCATGGGGCCGGTCTTCAGTTTTGCCCCCTTGTTCTGTCTTATCGCTCACGGTTCTGCCCTGCAGATATGTGCATACATTGCCGGCTTTAGCACCATAAACCGCAGGGTGTCAATGTTGAACCGGTCCGGATGCTGTTCTTTCCGGGTGGCTAAATCTTGAGATAATCATAAATAAAATCAGCAAATAATTCATGGCCTCTTTCATTGGGATAACGGGCATCGGCAAGGCACAATTCTGAACTTATCAGGCCTTTTTCAAAGATATAACCGGCCCATAAAAAGTCTATCGGGACGAGATCGCAAAGAAGGTCTTTTGCAACGATTCTGAGAGACCTGTAATAGATGTTTACGGCATCCATCTCATAAGGGTCATCAAATGTGTGAGATGTTGCCAGAACGATGCGCGGATTAAAGAGTTTTCTTGCACGCCTGATCATCCGGACATGGTTTTCCTGAAATTCGGAACGGTAAACCGGCCTGAATGCATCGTCGATGCCGAAATTAAGTAACAGAATATCCGGCCTGAAAGGTTCGATGTCTTCATCGAATGACCAGACTCCTTCAAAGCTTGTCTCACGGTAACGGGATCGGTTAATAAGTTCTATTCCTGATGCCGACAATTTTTCCTTCAGTATGTCGGCATACCCTTTCAGTACACCGTGTCCGGCAGCAATGCTTCCTCCCCTTATAAGAATACGCATTTTATTTTCAGTCTCGAGTTCTCAAAATGCTGAGATCTTCTTAAAGTTAAGAATCGGCCAGCCGTTTAATTTTGCCTGTCTTTTCAGTCTGAAATCGGGATTCACGGCGACAGGATGGCCGACGGAACTCATGACGGCAAGATCAAAATTGGAGTCTGTATAAAAATAGCTGCTGCCAAGGTCTATATCGTTTTCTTCTGCCCATGAGAGCGTGTATTTAAGCTTGCCCTCGCCGTAGCATAACGGTTTTACAAGTCTGCCAGTCAGAAGGCCCTCCTTGATCTCAAGGCGAGTACTTATGATTTCCGGCACATCGAGCGCCCTAGCAAGGGCCCGGACAAAAAATTCGGGACCGTTCGAGACAATTGCAAGCCTGTGTCCTTTTCTCCTGTGTTCATTGATCAGTTCCACACCCTCCTTATAGAGGTGATTTTTGACCATCGTTTTGAACCAGAGGTCGGCAAACAGATCCATGTCTTCCACACTAAGGCCCTTGAGCATGCTTATATTCGCTTCGTACCATTCGTCTATCTCGAGCAGCGTGAGTCTGTAGAGCAGAATCTTATATATGCCGGTCAAGAGGTGGCTCAAGCTTACCAGTCCCATTCTTTTTGCAAGCACAACGGAAGAGTGACCGGAATTTACCCATATGAGGGTGTGATCCATATCAAAAAGGGCGGCTGTCTTACTCATACGAAAACAGGCTATCAGGTTTCTTACAGCTTGTACTCATACATCCTGTGAATCTTTGCTATTTCTCCTCTGAGCGTATTTACATTGCTCAGCATCCTGGCCGTCACTTCCTGAATCTGGACCATTTCCAGGCTTTTGAATCTTGTATGCGCGCGTATGGTCTTTTCCATTTCCGAATAAAGGAGCATGTTGGCGCCGGTTCCCTGATATTCGGGCAGGATGCCCATACCGTTTATCAGAAGTATGTCGGTTCTGTTATATTCCCTCAACAACCTGAAGATGGACAGGGGATTAAGCTTTCCCCTGCTCTTCTGAATAGCACCGGAAAGGTCATAAAACCCCAGCAGGAAACCCACCACTTTATCACTGTGAAGCACGACCTTTATGAGCTCCGGACGCGCGACCGTCATGAGTGATTTGACGACACAGTCGATTTCTTTGGGCGTAAGCTTGTAATTCCCTGCATGGTCGCTCAGCGTTCTTATGAATACGTCAACTATTGAAGGCGCCCATTTTGCGAGCTCCTTCTTGTTTTTCGCCTGCAAAATACTGAATCCGCCCTTATTCAGAAGCTTGTCGGCTGCGTCTTTTATGACCTGTGGAAGTTCTGCCGATGTAGGCAGGATGTAGGAATAGTTGTCCAGATACTTTTTAAAACCGAATTCCTCGATTCGTTCATTGTAATATGGGTGGTTGTACATCATCATCGTCATGGCGGCACGTTTGTCATATCCATGAACAAGGTAGCCGCAGCCGGATACCCCGCCAAAACCGATAGGACCGATTATACTTTCAAGCCCTCTTTTCCTGGCCCAGTTGACTGATTCTTCCATGAACGCGTTAACAACTTCCTGATCATCGATGAAATCGCAGAAAAAAAAGTATGCGCTGTTCTTGTTGTGTGTCCTGTTGTATCCGCCGTTTTCAAATACAAATATCCTTCCTGAGGGAACACCGTTCCTGTATGCCGTCAGAAACTCACCCTCGGTATGCTCGAAAACCGGGTGCTTTCTGTCTATGAACTGTTTCATGTCATTATTGAACCATGGAACCCAGCAGCTGTTTCCTTCATAGATGGGAAAAGGCACTTTGATGAAATCCATGGCCTCTTTTGTATTCGAAGAGGTTAAAGTCTTTATCTCTATAGAATTTTTGCCCATAATAAAATTCTGCCCCTTGCGGAAGATATGAAGTCAAAGAGATACTACCAAGAAATAAAAGAAGCAAGCACCTATTGGATATAATAAATGAGATATTCTGAATTCAAGCCGGTCTGGATTTTAAGACCTGACCGGCTTGAGCCATTGCTTATTCGAACAGAGCTTATATTTTCATGGTCTGGCCTCGATCTTCTCCCACATCCTTATATAGGCTTCGGCGGAATTGAAAAGGGGCTTCAGGTCCTCATCGGTAAGACCTACATTCCTGACTTCCTGTATAAAATCAGGTATCAGGCCATAATTTGCCAGACCGTCATAGTTTATGTCGAACACCCTGTTCCCGGTTCTCAGATGGTCTATAATTCCTGTTCCGGCATATGGCGCGAAAGGATATGAGACCTTTGGCGCTTCGTTCTCCTGCTCCCCTGTACCCGAACAAGCCTTTTCTCCAAAACGGGGCGAGGGCTCGGTAGCAAAACCGTTTACATCCGTGCTCAGGGGGACACCTACAAAATCTCCATCTTCTTCGATTACATCACAAATGTACTTGTATACATTAGCCCAGTTCCTTGATGATATCTTGCAGTGGGGTCCATTGATGTACTTGTTTTTAATTCCTTCATCACCCTGTATCAGTATCGGCGCAACAATCCCTCCAAGCCTGTGTATGCGCCTGATCTCATCAATAGACTTGCTGGCCTCATCCCCCTTTCCTTCAACAACAGCGGCATGGCTGGAAACGAGAGGGTAGTCATTATCTTCTGCAATTTCAAGCACACCTTCATGAACCCTATCATCCACATAACCGTTTAATGTCCTGAAACTCATATGATCGATCTCTATTATCATTTTTCTTTTCATCATCTCAGTTATAA
This window contains:
- a CDS encoding type II toxin-antitoxin system RelE/ParE family toxin, whose product is MAGYNIFFKESVEKDLRAIPKKDLQKILSRIEALAKDPRPPGHEKLSGQEKYRIRQGRYRIIYSIQDRELTVWVVKVGHRKNVYR
- a CDS encoding CopG family transcriptional regulator — its product is MSTAAMRATIYLDPELHKALRLKALETSQSLSKLVNEAIRESLAEDAEDIAAFEERAKEPLISYEAMIKRLKKDGRI
- a CDS encoding potassium transporter Kup, which encodes MDITNNAGNIQPEGFAAKAALCIGALGVVFGDIGTSPLYAIKECFRSSHNIGLTHVNVLGVISLVFWAITIVISVKYVTFVLKADNHGEGGIFALLGLTSAGSEQLLPKFRKYLVIIAIFGASLLYGDGVITPAISVMSAIEGLNVATTAAQRFIVPLTCIILFLLFFLQKRGTSTIGRIFGPVMILWFLVIAVLGIKEIFHYPGIIKAVNPLYALNFFFTNSIHGIIILGSVVLCITGGEALYADLGHFGRPTIRRAWFYVAYPALILNYFGQGALLLNNPETVANPFYGLVPKPLLYPMVALSTIATIIASQAMISGIFSLTQQAVQLGICPRLRIKHTSYFQEGQIYISGINWALMIACIGVVLIFKESSGLAGAYGVAVTLDMTITSVMFFMVARHTMKWPKRKAVPLLCLFLMFDLAFVSGNLFKISEGGWFTLLVAGIVMTLLTTWKDGRSQLSRKLNEIRLPLDMFLEDVSKKKPYRVEGTAVFMTVSPTGTPPALLHHIKHNKVLHEKVILLSIKTSDIPSVPKKERVAIDNLGSGFYRIIADYGFMESPNVPDIMKLAGRKGLETDPAQTTYYLGRETLLTEGTSKMATWRKALFAFMSRNASNPTIFFGIPPNRVIELGAQIEL
- a CDS encoding potassium transporter Kup, which gives rise to MSDKTEQGGKTEDRPHESEGRNPAGRLIPLVIGALGVVFGDIGTSPLYTLKECFRGFHPIAVNHLNIMGITSLIFWSLTMVVSVKYVSFILRADNHGEGGIFALLGLTSSDRNSRFPRFNAAIVMTAIIGASLLYGDGIITPAISVLSAIEGLSVATVAADPYIVPLTCVVLFGIFMFQRRGTARIGYVFGPVMIGWFAAIALLGLVNITKLPSILYSLNPVYAVRFFAEHRFHGIIVMGSVVLCITGGEALYADLGHFGRRPIRMSWYMIVYPALILNYMGQGALLYSNPAVADNPFYGLVPRPFLYPMVCLATSAAIIASQAMISGLFSLTQQAVQFGFCPRLRIKHTSSQKEGQIYISGINYALMIACIGIVLIFKRSAGLAGAYGIAVTLTMVITTLMYYVVLTRTYKWSRIKALPVIALFFVIDTVFVAGNLFKIKDGGWFTLMVAAIVIVLMTTWKDGREMLSRKLLSMRFPLDMFLKDIASHPITRVRGTAVFMTVSPVGTPPALLHHVKHNQVLHDRVILLSIRTSDIPEVEKKDRITLTALGQGFYQVIADYGFMEYPNIPEIMRLLGKKGIETDPAKTTYYLGRETLLTGGDSSMMKWRKTLFAFMSRNASNPTIFFGIPPNRVIELGTQIEM
- a CDS encoding SGNH/GDSL hydrolase family protein, with translation MRILIRGGSIAAGHGVLKGYADILKEKLSASGIELINRSRYRETSFEGVWSFDEDIEPFRPDILLLNFGIDDAFRPVYRSEFQENHVRMIRRARKLFNPRIVLATSHTFDDPYEMDAVNIYYRSLRIVAKDLLCDLVPIDFLWAGYIFEKGLISSELCLADARYPNERGHELFADFIYDYLKI
- a CDS encoding HAD family hydrolase, which encodes MSKTAALFDMDHTLIWVNSGHSSVVLAKRMGLVSLSHLLTGIYKILLYRLTLLEIDEWYEANISMLKGLSVEDMDLFADLWFKTMVKNHLYKEGVELINEHRRKGHRLAIVSNGPEFFVRALARALDVPEIISTRLEIKEGLLTGRLVKPLCYGEGKLKYTLSWAEENDIDLGSSYFYTDSNFDLAVMSSVGHPVAVNPDFRLKRQAKLNGWPILNFKKISAF